From Hylaeus volcanicus isolate JK05 chromosome 2, UHH_iyHylVolc1.0_haploid, whole genome shotgun sequence, the proteins below share one genomic window:
- the LOC128885030 gene encoding L-lactate dehydrogenase-like has product MVLLSRMLSIPTLLKCLRYTANVTSRRSLKYSSYPRRALPPTILSEILGSKKTEKFASADFGKDATAGSDLQRAVSFVPACLKEELLCKFSEPVRDCCHKVTIVGSGMVGVACANSILFQKMSAHVAMVDAFPKKLEGEGMDYCHGSVFIGNPRIDFDTDFCITSNSKVIIIAAGVRQVKGESRLDLVQRNSEILKTIVPTLVGYSPHAVFLVVSNPVDILSWVTWKVSGLPVSRVIGSGTHLDSGRFRYLIADRLGIAPSSVHGYIVGEHGDSQVPLWSGVNVAGVQFRDILPNIGLETDEERWYEISKEVVRLGPTVRCLKGYSNTAVGLSVADIVSAILNNSQRVIPVSTLIQGHHDVCHETFLSLPCTIGENGVTNIVRMRITEFEKKLFQTSANTVYNVQKDLKT; this is encoded by the exons ATGGTTTTACTTTCGCGCATGCTGTCGATCCCCACGTTGCTGAAATGTCTCAGGTATACGGCGAACGTGACATCGAGAAGGAGCTTAAAGTATTCGAGCTACCCTCGACGCGCTCTGCCTCCGACGATTTTATCGGAGATCCTCGGCAGCAAGAAGACGGAGAAATTCGCTTCCGCTGACTTTGGCAAGGACGCCACGGCTGGATCCGATTTACAGAGAGCGGTCAGTTTCGT ACCGGCATGCTTGAAGGAAGAGTTGCTGTGCAAATTTTCAGAGCCAGTGAGGGACTGCTGTCACAAAGTGACGATCGTAGGTTCCGGTATGGTCGGCGTAGCCTGTGCaaactcaattttatttcag AAAATGTCGGCGCACGTGGCAATGGTGGATGCATTCCCAAAGAAGCTGGAAGGGGAGGGAATGGATTATTGCCACGGGTCAGTGTTCATAGGAAATCCACGTATCGACTTCGACACAG ACTTCTGCATAACGAGCAACTCGAAGGTGATCATCATAGCCGCGGGGGTGCGACAGGTCAAGGGTGAATCGCGTCTGGACCTGGTGCAACGAAACTCGGAGATCCTGAAGACCATAGTACCGACTCTGGTTGGGTACAGTCCGCACGCGGTGTTCTTGGTCGTCAGTAACCCAG TTGACATTTTGTCGTGGGTAACTTGGAAAGTGAGCGGATTACCGGTCAGTCGAGTTATCGGAAGTGGTACTCACCTCGATTCGGGGAGGTTTCGTTACCTGATCGCCGATCGTCTAGGAATAGCGCCCAGCTCGGTTCACGGTTACATCGTCGGCGAACATGGGGACAGCCAGG TTCCACTCTGGTCGGGAGTGAACGTCGCGGGCGTCCAGTTTCGCGATATCCTGCCGAATATCGGGTTGGAAACCGACGAGGAGAGGTGGTACGAGATATCCAAGGAAGTCGTCAGACT agGTCCTACCGTGAGATGTTTGAAAGGTTATTCGAACACAGCAGTCGGTCTTTCGGTCGCGGACATTGTGAGCGCTATACTGAACAACTCGCAAAGGGTTATACCGGTTTCAACCTTGATTCAA GGTCACCACGACGTCTGCCACGAGACGTTTTTATCACTGCCCTGTACCATCGGTGAGAACGGTGTCACCAACATCGTGCGAATGCGCATCACCgaattcgaaaagaaattgttccaAACATCAGCAAACACCGTGTACAACGTGCAAAAGGACCTTAAAACGTGA
- the LOC128872047 gene encoding L-lactate dehydrogenase-like isoform X1 — MNFLVKGRLLAELSTQSRISTEFLRRDNYLRAMTSLKDKLLCTVVEPISTGRNKVSIVGVGQVGMACAISILTSHVSNEVVLVDVMADKLKGEMMDLQHGSSFLKNAKINASTDYAATANSSLCIVTAGARQREGESRLDLVQRNTDIFRGIIPQLVKYSPNTILLIVSNPVDILTYVAWKHSGLPKNRVIGSGTNLDSARFRFLLSQKLNVAPTSCHGWIIGEHGDTSVPVWSGVNVAGVRLRDLNEHVGTDKDEEQWGCVHKQVVESAYEVIKLKGYTSWAIGLSVSHLASAILRNSNQVHAVSTLVTGFHGIEEDVFLSLPCTLGEGGVTCIVKQKLTEQEVACLQESAAKMYEVQKDLKF; from the exons ATGAATTTCTTGGTGAAAGGTCGATTGTTGGCCGAATTGTCAACTCAGTCCAGGATTTCCACCGAGTTTCTTCGACGAGATAATTATCTGAG AGCAATGACTTCGCTAAAAGACAAACTTTTATGCACGGTGGTAGAGCCGATCTCCACCGGCAGAAACAAGGTCTCCATAGTCGGCGTCGGTCAAGTCGGAATGGCTTGCGCCATCAGCATCCTGACAAGC CACGTTTCCAACGAAGTGGTGCTCGTGGACGTGATGGCTGACAAGCTGAAAGGGGAGATGATGGACCTGCAGCACGGCAGCTCCTTCTTGAAGAACGCAAAAATTAACGCCAGTACGGATTACGCGGCCACGGCTAACTCGAGCCTCTGCATCGTGACGGCTGGTGCTCGTCAAAGAGAAGGAGAGTCGAGGCTGGACCTGGTTCAACGGAATACAGACATCTTCAGAGGCATCATTCCCCAGCTAGTCAAATATAGCCCGAACACGATCCTACTGATCGTGTCCAACCCGGTGGACATCTTGACCTACGTGGCTTGGAAACACTCCGGTCTACCTAAGAACCGCGTTATCGGAAGCGGTACCAATTTGGACTCGGCACGATTCCGATTTCTGTTGTCCCAGAAACTCAACGTCGCGCCCACTTCCTGTCACGGTTGGATTATTGGAGAACACGGCGATACGAGCG TGCCGGTATGGTCGGGAGTGAACGTCGCAGGTGTAAGATTGCGCGATCTGAACGAGCACGTCGGTACCGACAAGGACGAGGAGCAGTGGGGCTGTGTCCACAAGCAGGTGGTCGAAAGCGCCTACGAGGTGATCAAACTGAAAGGCTACACGTCGTGGGCGATCGGTCTGAGCGTATCGCACCTCGCCTCGGCGATATTGCGAAATTCTAATCAAGTTCACGCTGTGTCTACCTTGGTTACC GGTTTCCACGGGATCGAGGAGGATGTGTTCCTATCGCTACCGTGCACTTTGGGCGAAGGAGGTGTAACGTGTATTGTAAAACAGAAGCTAACGGAACAGGAAGTCGCTTGTCTGCAAGAATCGGCTGCAAAGATGTACGAAGTTCAGAAGGACTTGAAGTTTTAG
- the LOC128872047 gene encoding L-lactate dehydrogenase-like isoform X2: MTSLKDKLLCTVVEPISTGRNKVSIVGVGQVGMACAISILTSHVSNEVVLVDVMADKLKGEMMDLQHGSSFLKNAKINASTDYAATANSSLCIVTAGARQREGESRLDLVQRNTDIFRGIIPQLVKYSPNTILLIVSNPVDILTYVAWKHSGLPKNRVIGSGTNLDSARFRFLLSQKLNVAPTSCHGWIIGEHGDTSVPVWSGVNVAGVRLRDLNEHVGTDKDEEQWGCVHKQVVESAYEVIKLKGYTSWAIGLSVSHLASAILRNSNQVHAVSTLVTGFHGIEEDVFLSLPCTLGEGGVTCIVKQKLTEQEVACLQESAAKMYEVQKDLKF, translated from the exons ATGACTTCGCTAAAAGACAAACTTTTATGCACGGTGGTAGAGCCGATCTCCACCGGCAGAAACAAGGTCTCCATAGTCGGCGTCGGTCAAGTCGGAATGGCTTGCGCCATCAGCATCCTGACAAGC CACGTTTCCAACGAAGTGGTGCTCGTGGACGTGATGGCTGACAAGCTGAAAGGGGAGATGATGGACCTGCAGCACGGCAGCTCCTTCTTGAAGAACGCAAAAATTAACGCCAGTACGGATTACGCGGCCACGGCTAACTCGAGCCTCTGCATCGTGACGGCTGGTGCTCGTCAAAGAGAAGGAGAGTCGAGGCTGGACCTGGTTCAACGGAATACAGACATCTTCAGAGGCATCATTCCCCAGCTAGTCAAATATAGCCCGAACACGATCCTACTGATCGTGTCCAACCCGGTGGACATCTTGACCTACGTGGCTTGGAAACACTCCGGTCTACCTAAGAACCGCGTTATCGGAAGCGGTACCAATTTGGACTCGGCACGATTCCGATTTCTGTTGTCCCAGAAACTCAACGTCGCGCCCACTTCCTGTCACGGTTGGATTATTGGAGAACACGGCGATACGAGCG TGCCGGTATGGTCGGGAGTGAACGTCGCAGGTGTAAGATTGCGCGATCTGAACGAGCACGTCGGTACCGACAAGGACGAGGAGCAGTGGGGCTGTGTCCACAAGCAGGTGGTCGAAAGCGCCTACGAGGTGATCAAACTGAAAGGCTACACGTCGTGGGCGATCGGTCTGAGCGTATCGCACCTCGCCTCGGCGATATTGCGAAATTCTAATCAAGTTCACGCTGTGTCTACCTTGGTTACC GGTTTCCACGGGATCGAGGAGGATGTGTTCCTATCGCTACCGTGCACTTTGGGCGAAGGAGGTGTAACGTGTATTGTAAAACAGAAGCTAACGGAACAGGAAGTCGCTTGTCTGCAAGAATCGGCTGCAAAGATGTACGAAGTTCAGAAGGACTTGAAGTTTTAG